A single region of the Thunnus maccoyii chromosome 10, fThuMac1.1, whole genome shotgun sequence genome encodes:
- the LOC121904861 gene encoding uncharacterized protein LOC121904861 gives MYRLNPDCWVGSPRPHLCLIPQHQGSLASSLPGHQEEEEEEEVEDHPAVCCYTTGCADIIAQAADGQWSTPELPIYSGIPSSSGLAGRCPASLSPQQPITMLHAAGGDTSQHAIGGHCWEGPGTETQGCVCVCGERGPEGLGPCWPGSPYIYYGVRRNVVVGVEVVEEVAVEEDTLEVITEEIYTDDLLDSDLLQEDQLYPT, from the exons ATGTACAGACTGAATCCTGACTGCTGGGTTGGGTCGCCCAGGCCTCATCTGTGTCTCATTCCTCAACACCAGGGGAGCCTCGCTTCAAGCCTCCCAGGCCaccaagaggaagaggaggaagaagaggtggaGGACCACCCTGCTGTTTGTTGCTACACTACAG GTTGTGCTGACATCATCGCTCAGGCTGCTGATGGTCAGTGGTCCACCCCTGAACTTCCCATCTACTCAGGGATCCCCAGCAGCTCCGGCCTGGCTGGGCGGTGTCCTGCTTCTTTGTCTCCACAACAGCCAATAACAATGCTCCATGCTGCCGGAGGAGACACATCACAGCATGCCATTGGTGGTCACTGCTGGGAGGGTCCGGGGACGGAGACCCAgggatgtgtatgtgtttgtgggGAGAGGGGACCAGAGGGATTGGGTCCCTGCTGGCCTGGATCTCCATACATCTATTATGGAG TGAGGAGGAATGTGGTGGTCGgagtggaggtggtggaggaggttgCTGTTGAAGAAGACACTCTAGAAGTAAT aACAGAGGAAATATACACAGATGACCTGCTGGATTCTGACCTGCTGCAAGAAGACCAGCTGTACCCAACATGA